A part of Planococcus sp. MB-3u-03 genomic DNA contains:
- a CDS encoding FadR/GntR family transcriptional regulator, with protein MNQPKRYLNIVSEMRDMIREQNIRPGDRIPSERELAEKLAVGRSTIRSARSLELLGLIETRRGKGHFS; from the coding sequence ATGAATCAGCCAAAACGCTATTTAAATATTGTAAGTGAAATGCGGGACATGATTCGGGAACAGAACATTCGGCCGGGCGACCGGATCCCTTCCGAACGGGAGTTGGCTGAAAAGTTGGCGGTCGGGCGTTCGACGATCCGAAGCGCCCGCAGCCTGGAATTGCTGGGGCTTATCGAAACCCGGCGAGGGAAGGGACATTTTAGCTGA
- the pfkA gene encoding 6-phosphofructokinase has protein sequence MKKIGVLTSGGDSPGMNAAVRAVVRKGIYHGIEVAGVYYGYQGLIEGNIKDLQAGDVGDIIQRGGTKLYSARCDEFRTDEGQWKAIEQMKKNGLEGLVVIGGDGSYRGAMALTKKGFPSIGVPGTIDNDIPGTDYTIGFDTALNTVIEAIDKIRDTATSHERTFIVEVMGRDAGDLALWAGLAGGAETILIPEEPFDIDDMLERLESGRKRGKKHSIIIVAEGVMSGGELAELISGKTNVETRVSVLGHIQRGGTPTARDRVLGSLFGARAVEVLLEGKGGLAIGMKNHQVVDYDMTTAFEKEHDADMSLYKLSKELSI, from the coding sequence GTGAAGAAAATTGGAGTGTTGACAAGTGGCGGCGATTCGCCGGGGATGAATGCAGCGGTTCGTGCAGTCGTCCGGAAAGGCATTTACCATGGCATCGAAGTGGCTGGCGTCTATTATGGCTACCAAGGCTTGATTGAAGGCAATATTAAAGACTTGCAAGCAGGAGATGTCGGCGATATTATCCAGCGCGGCGGCACGAAGCTCTATTCTGCCCGCTGTGACGAATTCCGGACAGACGAAGGGCAATGGAAAGCAATCGAACAGATGAAGAAAAACGGGCTTGAAGGCTTAGTGGTCATCGGCGGAGACGGTTCATACCGCGGCGCGATGGCTTTGACGAAAAAAGGATTCCCGAGCATCGGGGTGCCGGGAACGATCGATAACGATATTCCCGGGACGGATTATACGATCGGTTTTGATACGGCATTGAATACTGTCATCGAAGCGATCGATAAGATCCGCGACACGGCGACAAGCCACGAGCGGACATTCATCGTCGAAGTGATGGGCAGAGACGCCGGAGATTTGGCTTTATGGGCTGGGCTTGCAGGCGGTGCCGAAACGATCCTCATTCCTGAAGAACCGTTTGATATCGACGATATGCTTGAACGGCTCGAAAGCGGGCGCAAGCGCGGCAAAAAACACAGCATCATCATCGTGGCAGAAGGTGTCATGAGCGGCGGGGAGCTGGCTGAGCTGATTTCGGGCAAGACGAATGTAGAAACGCGCGTTTCGGTTCTTGGACATATCCAGCGCGGTGGTACGCCCACTGCCCGCGACCGTGTGCTCGGCAGCCTATTCGGCGCACGTGCAGTAGAAGTGTTGCTCGAAGGAAAAGGCGGACTGGCGATTGGCATGAAAAATCATCAGGTGGTAGACTATGATATGACAACGGCGTTCGAAAAAGAGCACGATGCCGATATGAGTTTGTACAAGCTTTCTAAAGAATTATCAATTTAA
- the pyk gene encoding pyruvate kinase produces MEKTKIVCTIGPASESPEVLEQLMKAGMNVARLNFSHGDHEEHALRIKRIREASEKTGITVGILLDTKGPEIRTHKMENDSIELETNQEITISMTEVLGTKEMFSITYEKLIEDVHEGSMILLDDGLIELRVTSIDKERGQIHTVVENAGTLKTKKGVNVPGVSVQLPGITEKDAADLLFGIEQDVDFVAASFVRRRSDVMEIRSLLEKNGGSHIQIIPKIENQEGVDNLDEIIMVSDGLMVARGDLGVEIPAEEVPIVQKSMINKCNSAGKPVITATQMLDSMQRNPRPTRAEASDVANAIFDGTDAIMLSGETAAGLYPVESVETMHRIAETTEAALDHKQIVSNRRKEKESNMTEAIGQAVAYTALNLRVQAILAPTESGQTAKMISKYRPGSPVIAVTSTARTARKLTLIWGVQPIVGTRVESTDEMLDVAVVEALKHGLIKHGDLVIITAGVPVGEAGTTNLMKLRVIGDILAKGQGIGKSVGFGEAVVVRNAEEALAMDTEGKIIVTYGTDRDMMDAINNCAGIVTEEGGLTSHAAVVGLSLGIPVIVGVKDAVTKVESGQDITIDADAGVIYHGHASV; encoded by the coding sequence ATTGAGAAAACGAAAATCGTCTGCACAATCGGGCCGGCAAGTGAATCACCGGAAGTACTAGAACAATTGATGAAAGCGGGCATGAACGTTGCCCGTCTGAACTTCTCGCACGGCGACCACGAGGAGCATGCCTTGCGCATCAAGCGCATCCGCGAAGCTTCAGAGAAGACTGGCATCACAGTAGGGATTCTTTTGGATACAAAAGGCCCGGAAATCAGAACTCATAAAATGGAAAATGATTCCATCGAACTCGAAACTAATCAGGAAATCACGATTTCCATGACAGAAGTGCTGGGCACAAAAGAAATGTTTTCGATCACGTATGAAAAACTGATTGAAGATGTCCATGAAGGCTCGATGATTTTGCTGGATGATGGATTGATCGAATTGCGCGTTACAAGCATCGATAAAGAACGCGGCCAAATCCATACGGTCGTTGAAAATGCCGGTACATTGAAAACGAAAAAAGGCGTTAACGTTCCAGGCGTATCCGTTCAATTGCCAGGAATCACTGAGAAAGACGCGGCTGATCTTTTATTCGGCATTGAACAGGATGTCGACTTCGTCGCTGCATCATTTGTTCGCAGACGTTCAGATGTTATGGAAATCCGCAGCTTGCTGGAGAAAAATGGCGGATCTCATATCCAAATCATTCCGAAAATCGAAAACCAGGAAGGCGTCGATAACTTGGATGAAATCATCATGGTTTCAGACGGCCTGATGGTTGCACGTGGAGATCTTGGTGTAGAAATTCCTGCAGAAGAAGTGCCGATTGTTCAAAAGTCGATGATAAACAAATGCAATAGTGCAGGGAAGCCGGTAATTACGGCGACTCAAATGCTGGATTCCATGCAGCGCAACCCGCGCCCGACACGCGCAGAAGCAAGCGATGTCGCGAATGCCATTTTTGACGGCACGGATGCAATTATGCTATCAGGCGAAACGGCAGCAGGGCTTTATCCGGTAGAATCAGTCGAAACGATGCACCGCATTGCAGAGACAACGGAAGCTGCACTTGACCATAAACAAATCGTTTCCAACCGCCGCAAAGAAAAAGAATCGAATATGACAGAAGCGATCGGACAGGCAGTTGCATACACCGCGCTTAACTTGCGCGTGCAGGCAATTTTAGCGCCGACCGAAAGCGGCCAAACGGCTAAAATGATTTCGAAATACCGTCCAGGTTCGCCAGTCATTGCAGTGACATCAACTGCACGGACTGCACGCAAACTGACTTTGATCTGGGGCGTTCAGCCGATTGTTGGAACACGCGTTGAATCGACAGATGAAATGCTTGATGTCGCAGTGGTAGAAGCGCTTAAGCACGGCTTGATCAAGCACGGTGACCTTGTCATCATCACAGCGGGCGTTCCAGTTGGTGAAGCAGGAACAACCAACTTGATGAAGCTGCGCGTCATCGGCGACATCTTGGCGAAAGGGCAAGGCATCGGCAAGAGCGTCGGCTTCGGCGAAGCAGTGGTTGTGCGCAATGCTGAAGAAGCATTGGCAATGGACACCGAAGGCAAAATCATCGTCACTTACGGTACTGACCGCGACATGATGGACGCCATCAATAATTGTGCAGGCATCGTGACTGAAGAAGGCGGTTTGACAAGCCACGCAGCAGTAGTGGGGTTAAGCCTTGGGATTCCGGTAATCGTCGGCGTCAAAGATGCAGTGACGAAAGTCGAATCCGGCCAGGATATCACGATCGATGCAGATGCCGGCGTCATTTATCACGGTCATGCAAGTGTATAA
- a CDS encoding FxsA family protein, whose amino-acid sequence MMKWIFLALVIVPTLELAILIWAGGQIGFFWTLALIVATGLLGAFLAKRQGLKAIRDIQSSMNQMQPPGDRLIGAAFILVGGTLLLTPGFISDAVGFSLLFTPTQKLYKPLVYRMLQKKMKNTRIIVG is encoded by the coding sequence ATGATGAAGTGGATCTTTCTGGCATTGGTGATCGTACCGACTCTTGAGCTTGCGATTTTGATCTGGGCAGGCGGGCAGATCGGGTTCTTCTGGACACTCGCCTTGATTGTGGCGACTGGATTGCTCGGGGCTTTCTTGGCAAAACGCCAAGGGCTGAAAGCGATCCGTGATATCCAATCGAGCATGAACCAGATGCAGCCGCCGGGCGACCGCCTGATTGGCGCAGCCTTTATTTTGGTCGGCGGTACATTGCTGCTGACGCCTGGATTTATTTCAGATGCAGTCGGGTTCAGCTTATTGTTCACCCCGACGCAAAAACTTTACAAGCCTCTCGTTTATCGGATGCTTCAGAAGAAGATGAAAAATACCCGGATTATCGTAGGATAA
- a CDS encoding citrate/2-methylcitrate synthase, which yields MNIEHDLFTPIFAVSRASGWLAHILEQYSNNRLIRPRAEYIGPGMQTYVPVEER from the coding sequence TTGAACATCGAGCATGACTTGTTCACGCCGATCTTCGCGGTATCCCGTGCGTCGGGCTGGCTCGCGCACATCCTAGAGCAATACTCGAACAACCGCTTGATCCGCCCGCGTGCGGAATACATCGGGCCTGGCATGCAGACCTATGTGCCGGTTGAAGAACGTTAA
- the mdh gene encoding malate dehydrogenase — protein sequence MTFKRKKISVIGSGFTGATTAFLLAQKELGDVIIVDIPAMEDPAKGKALDMAEAAPVLNFDAHITGTSDYGDTKDSDLVIITAGVARKPGMSRDDLVQTNQKVMKSVTKEIVAHSPNATILVLTNPVDAMTYTVFKESGFPKERVIGQSGVLDSARFRSFVAEELNLSVKDITGFVLGGHGDDMVPLVRYSFAGGIPLETLIPKDRIEQIVERTRKGGAEIVNLLGNGSAYYAPAASLVEMAEAILKDQKRVLPSIAYLQGEYGMDGIYLGVPAVLGASGIEKIIEIELNEEEKQALDKSAASVKAVMDVLA from the coding sequence ATGACATTCAAACGCAAAAAGATTTCGGTAATCGGTTCTGGATTCACAGGCGCCACGACAGCATTCCTGCTGGCGCAGAAAGAATTGGGGGATGTCATCATCGTTGATATTCCTGCAATGGAAGATCCGGCCAAAGGAAAAGCGCTGGATATGGCGGAAGCAGCGCCTGTGTTGAATTTTGATGCACATATTACAGGAACTTCGGATTACGGGGACACGAAAGATTCCGACCTCGTCATCATCACGGCGGGCGTAGCCAGAAAACCGGGCATGAGCCGCGATGATTTAGTGCAGACCAATCAGAAAGTCATGAAATCCGTCACAAAAGAAATCGTCGCCCATTCGCCAAATGCGACAATTTTGGTGCTGACCAATCCGGTGGATGCAATGACTTACACTGTTTTTAAAGAATCCGGTTTTCCGAAAGAACGGGTCATCGGCCAATCCGGCGTGCTTGATTCGGCACGTTTCCGCAGTTTTGTAGCAGAAGAGCTCAATCTGTCCGTCAAAGACATTACAGGATTCGTGCTGGGCGGCCACGGGGATGATATGGTGCCGCTTGTCCGCTATTCATTTGCTGGCGGCATCCCGCTTGAAACCCTTATCCCGAAAGACAGGATCGAGCAAATTGTGGAGCGGACGCGAAAAGGCGGGGCAGAAATCGTCAACCTTCTCGGCAATGGCTCCGCGTATTATGCGCCTGCCGCTTCTTTGGTGGAAATGGCTGAAGCGATTCTTAAGGACCAAAAACGCGTCTTGCCGTCGATCGCTTATCTTCAAGGAGAATACGGCATGGACGGAATCTATCTGGGTGTTCCGGCAGTGCTCGGTGCATCCGGGATCGAAAAGATCATTGAAATCGAATTGAACGAAGAAGAAAAACAAGCGCTCGACAAGTCCGCTGCATCAGTCAAAGCGGTCATGGATGTATTAGCGTAA
- a CDS encoding MaoC/PaaZ C-terminal domain-containing protein, translating to MLLGKKRKLGRKIEDITVGEKLKLTEKIEDKDLLLYLGLTNDGNPLYIQHDFASTTSFEKPVVPNIMLTGIVTSAVSKYMPGPGSYICEQHLVFKKPVYHYATVDFLLEVTDVDVRGNLATIRVEGTDEEGAICIEGKIVAQPPKTSNKLTTQAMENF from the coding sequence GTGTTGCTCGGAAAAAAACGCAAATTAGGCAGGAAGATTGAAGACATTACAGTCGGCGAGAAGTTGAAGTTGACGGAAAAGATCGAAGATAAGGATTTGCTCTTGTATCTCGGCTTGACGAACGATGGAAATCCTTTGTATATCCAGCATGATTTTGCATCAACGACCAGTTTTGAAAAACCGGTCGTGCCGAACATCATGTTGACGGGAATCGTCACATCAGCGGTATCCAAGTACATGCCAGGCCCAGGTTCGTATATTTGCGAACAGCATTTGGTTTTCAAAAAGCCTGTCTACCATTACGCGACAGTCGATTTCCTATTGGAAGTGACCGATGTGGATGTAAGGGGGAATTTGGCGACCATCCGTGTAGAAGGCACAGATGAAGAAGGCGCCATTTGCATAGAAGGAAAGATCGTGGCACAACCGCCGAAGACCTCAAACAAATTGACGACGCAGGCGATGGAGAATTTCTAA
- a CDS encoding response regulator transcription factor yields MPKKLLIIEDEHSIATLLSYNLVQAGYETIIANDGKQGYDLALSEKPDLIVLDLMLPSMDGVEVCKSLRQQKVNTPIIMLTAKGDEFDKVLGLELGADDYMTKPFSPREVVARIKAVLRRAETSPVIQQDGSVPYVFGELQIFPDRFEVFLDDKQLEFTPKEFELLVYLAENKNRVLTRDQLLSAVWKYDFAGDTRIVDVHVSHLREKIEANTRKPTYIKTIRGLGYKFEEPKSS; encoded by the coding sequence ATGCCGAAGAAACTTTTGATCATTGAAGATGAACATTCGATTGCAACGCTATTATCGTATAATTTGGTGCAGGCGGGGTATGAAACGATTATCGCGAATGACGGAAAACAAGGCTACGATCTTGCGCTGAGCGAAAAGCCGGATTTGATCGTGCTGGATTTGATGTTGCCGTCAATGGATGGCGTGGAAGTGTGCAAATCACTGCGCCAGCAGAAAGTGAACACTCCGATCATCATGCTGACGGCAAAAGGCGATGAATTCGATAAAGTGCTTGGCTTGGAGCTTGGCGCCGATGATTATATGACCAAGCCGTTCAGCCCGCGTGAAGTAGTTGCCCGCATCAAGGCGGTATTGCGCCGGGCAGAGACAAGCCCTGTCATTCAGCAGGATGGGTCTGTCCCGTATGTGTTCGGAGAATTACAGATTTTCCCAGATAGATTTGAAGTGTTTTTGGACGACAAGCAATTGGAATTCACGCCTAAAGAATTCGAACTGCTCGTCTACTTGGCCGAAAACAAAAATAGGGTGTTGACCCGCGATCAATTATTGAGTGCCGTATGGAAGTACGATTTTGCCGGCGATACACGCATTGTCGATGTCCATGTCAGCCATTTGCGCGAAAAGATCGAAGCGAATACGCGCAAGCCGACTTATATCAAAACGATCCGTGGCTTGGGTTATAAATTCGAGGAGCCGAAAAGTTCATGA
- the pnpS gene encoding two-component system histidine kinase PnpS has translation MTFRRRLLISLLLWIGTLLVGLYLIVLQFLPLYEEAANKSAVWLALGLIFLVGLGASAVIGNRIIRLQVEPVENATATAVELVKGNYRARAYESDAQGSLELNKTINVLARNLQEIATVRLMEQERLKTLIENMGSALVMIDRQGTISLVNRAFLEETGLSSEAVLGSLYREINIAPELKSFIETVFMTETRSRDQIEFAEGLKMKNLDVYGAPVIGEHERWLGVVIVFHDITELKKLEQVRKDFVANVSHELRTPVTSIKGFSETLLDGAYQDTDTLLSFLEIIQTESNRLEMLINDLLNLSNMERSAFHIELEPTDMKAVIERAVETVHPKLTEKNIRLELDLAPVIVNGDGNRLIQVIVNLLINAATYSQENTRVSLKLYAEGDQAIVKVEDQGIGIEASEIGRLFERFYRVDRARSRNSGGTGLGLSIVKHIIEAHHGNVEVESEVGVGTTFTVYLPLAEEI, from the coding sequence ATGACTTTCCGGCGCCGCCTGCTGATCTCCTTGCTGCTGTGGATCGGTACGCTGCTCGTCGGGCTCTATTTGATCGTGCTTCAGTTTCTTCCTTTATATGAGGAGGCGGCAAATAAATCCGCTGTGTGGTTGGCGTTGGGGCTTATTTTCTTGGTAGGCCTCGGGGCATCCGCTGTCATCGGAAACCGTATCATCCGTTTGCAAGTAGAGCCGGTAGAAAATGCTACGGCGACCGCAGTGGAGCTCGTGAAGGGGAATTACCGCGCACGCGCTTATGAATCCGATGCCCAGGGCAGCTTGGAGTTGAACAAGACGATCAACGTACTTGCCCGCAATCTGCAGGAAATCGCGACTGTCCGCCTCATGGAGCAGGAGCGGCTGAAAACCCTGATTGAGAATATGGGCAGTGCACTGGTCATGATTGACCGACAAGGGACGATTTCCTTGGTCAACAGGGCTTTTCTCGAAGAAACCGGCTTGAGCAGTGAAGCGGTTCTTGGCAGTTTGTATCGTGAAATTAATATTGCGCCCGAGCTGAAATCCTTCATTGAAACTGTGTTCATGACTGAAACGCGTTCGCGCGATCAAATCGAGTTTGCCGAAGGGCTGAAAATGAAGAACCTGGATGTCTACGGGGCGCCGGTCATCGGCGAACACGAACGCTGGCTCGGTGTGGTCATCGTTTTCCACGATATTACCGAGTTGAAAAAATTGGAGCAAGTGCGCAAGGATTTTGTGGCGAATGTTTCCCACGAATTGCGCACGCCCGTCACCTCCATCAAAGGGTTTTCCGAAACCTTGCTGGATGGCGCTTACCAGGATACGGATACCTTATTGTCATTTTTGGAAATTATCCAGACGGAAAGCAACCGCTTGGAAATGCTCATCAATGATTTGCTCAACCTGTCGAATATGGAACGTTCTGCTTTTCATATCGAATTAGAGCCGACGGACATGAAAGCCGTCATTGAACGGGCCGTCGAAACGGTGCACCCGAAACTGACAGAAAAGAATATTCGCCTTGAATTGGATCTGGCACCAGTTATCGTGAACGGCGACGGGAACCGGCTCATCCAAGTAATCGTCAATTTATTGATCAATGCCGCCACTTATTCACAGGAAAACACGAGAGTTTCGCTGAAGCTTTATGCTGAAGGGGATCAGGCCATCGTGAAAGTGGAAGATCAAGGCATCGGCATCGAAGCATCCGAAATCGGCCGCTTATTTGAACGTTTTTACCGAGTCGACCGGGCCCGCAGCCGGAATTCGGGAGGCACGGGACTGGGGCTTTCGATCGTCAAACATATCATTGAAGCGCATCATGGCAATGTCGAAGTGGAAAGCGAAGTCGGCGTTGGGACGACCTTTACCGTTTATTTGCCGCTTGCGGAAGAAATTTAG
- a CDS encoding carboxylate--amine ligase — protein METKHPFLPIIVGTDMNAYNMAISFHEAYGIKPILIGKEPLSFTEMSSITETIEFDKKLSEPEHFADILIGMADKYRAPGKTLLLVGTNDLYVRLIIENAKVLREHYVFNYPNEALMNQLQMKANFYELCKEHGIDTPTTYFYDCSQDVPFDDSDMMYPVVVKPSNGIEYSRNKFEGQEKVYKVDSPKELFEVVQKIKASGYRDELIIQDFIPGDDTYMWDSVIYANSKGQTQLVTFAQVVLQEHTVTAIGNYTALITRFDKEMMQKLQHFLEAVGYTGFANFDLKYDSRDKKFKVFEVNIRQGRSSYYVTALGHNMAQYLVDDLIYKTEKPITYLNEDFLFTVVPKVVLRNFVQNQAVQKDIKRLIKEKKYGNPLFYKKDTHMKRKLYLFARQVNYYKKYKNNQW, from the coding sequence ATGGAAACCAAACACCCATTTTTGCCGATCATCGTCGGCACCGATATGAATGCTTATAATATGGCGATTTCATTTCATGAAGCATACGGCATCAAGCCGATTTTGATCGGCAAAGAGCCATTATCCTTCACGGAGATGAGCTCGATCACTGAAACCATCGAATTTGATAAAAAACTATCCGAGCCGGAACATTTCGCTGATATTTTAATCGGCATGGCGGATAAATACAGAGCTCCCGGCAAAACTTTGCTGCTGGTCGGCACGAACGATTTATACGTGCGCTTGATCATCGAAAATGCCAAAGTGCTGCGCGAGCATTATGTGTTCAACTATCCAAACGAAGCATTGATGAACCAGCTGCAAATGAAAGCGAATTTCTACGAATTATGCAAAGAGCACGGCATCGATACACCGACGACTTATTTTTACGACTGCAGCCAGGATGTGCCGTTCGACGATAGCGATATGATGTATCCGGTCGTCGTCAAGCCGAGCAATGGCATCGAATACAGCCGCAATAAGTTCGAAGGCCAGGAAAAAGTCTATAAAGTGGATAGCCCGAAAGAGTTGTTCGAAGTCGTTCAGAAAATCAAGGCAAGCGGCTACCGTGATGAATTGATCATTCAGGATTTCATTCCAGGCGATGATACATATATGTGGGATTCTGTCATTTACGCCAATTCGAAAGGCCAGACGCAATTGGTGACCTTCGCACAAGTTGTTTTGCAGGAGCATACTGTGACGGCCATCGGCAATTACACGGCGCTCATCACGCGCTTCGACAAGGAAATGATGCAAAAGCTCCAGCATTTCCTCGAAGCGGTCGGCTATACCGGCTTCGCCAATTTCGATTTGAAATACGATTCGCGTGACAAGAAGTTCAAGGTCTTCGAAGTGAATATCCGCCAAGGGCGCTCGAGCTATTACGTGACGGCGCTTGGCCACAATATGGCACAGTACTTGGTCGATGACTTGATCTACAAAACAGAAAAGCCGATCACATATTTAAATGAAGATTTCTTATTCACAGTGGTCCCGAAAGTGGTATTGCGCAACTTCGTCCAAAACCAAGCTGTTCAAAAAGACATCAAGCGCTTGATCAAGGAAAAGAAATACGGCAATCCGCTGTTCTATAAAAAAGATACCCATATGAAGCGCAAACTGTATCTTTTTGCGCGCCAAGTGAATTATTATAAAAAATACAAAAACAATCAATGGTAA
- the hflK gene encoding FtsH protease activity modulator HflK translates to MTTKRVLTIIGLSIAGILLLVAVFTSWYTVDESEQAVIITFGEAGETVTESGLHFKMPWPIQKAEVMSKETYSLQFGYDQNEDGEVTAYDKETKMITGDENIVLTDLVVQWKITDPKKFLFNAEDPREMLHDATSASIRSIIGSSLIDDALTSGKAEIEAETRDLLSSLIEEYDIGISVLAVKLQDVELPNEEVRAAFTNVTDARETMNTKINEANKYENQKRNEALGEKSAINSRAEAQKVERVEQARGDVAVFDKLYAEYESNPEVTRQRLVMETLESVLPDAKLYIMNDDEGTMKYLPLGEMQTAIPPAAEEETTEEGGGN, encoded by the coding sequence ATGACTACGAAACGAGTGCTGACGATTATTGGCTTATCGATTGCGGGCATACTTTTATTGGTCGCTGTCTTTACTTCCTGGTATACGGTCGATGAATCGGAACAGGCAGTCATCATAACCTTCGGAGAAGCGGGGGAAACGGTCACGGAATCAGGCCTTCATTTCAAGATGCCTTGGCCAATCCAAAAAGCGGAAGTGATGTCGAAAGAAACCTATAGTCTTCAATTCGGCTATGACCAAAACGAGGACGGCGAAGTTACTGCATACGATAAAGAGACCAAAATGATTACAGGAGACGAAAACATCGTCTTGACGGATCTCGTCGTCCAGTGGAAAATCACCGATCCGAAAAAATTTCTCTTCAATGCGGAAGACCCTCGGGAGATGCTTCACGATGCCACCTCAGCATCCATCCGCTCAATCATCGGAAGCTCCTTGATCGATGATGCCTTGACTTCAGGAAAAGCGGAAATCGAAGCGGAAACACGCGACCTGCTATCATCGCTTATCGAAGAATACGATATCGGCATTTCCGTCTTGGCCGTGAAGCTTCAGGATGTGGAGCTGCCGAACGAAGAAGTCCGCGCAGCGTTCACGAACGTGACGGACGCAAGGGAAACGATGAATACGAAAATCAACGAAGCGAATAAATACGAAAACCAGAAACGCAACGAAGCTCTAGGTGAGAAATCAGCCATTAATTCACGGGCGGAAGCGCAGAAAGTCGAACGGGTCGAACAGGCGCGTGGCGACGTAGCGGTATTCGATAAACTGTATGCCGAATACGAAAGCAATCCGGAAGTGACCAGGCAGCGTTTGGTCATGGAAACCTTGGAGTCTGTGCTGCCGGACGCCAAATTGTATATCATGAACGACGATGAAGGAACGATGAAGTATTTGCCGCTCGGTGAAATGCAGACCGCAATACCGCCGGCAGCGGAAGAAGAAACAACTGAAGAAGGGGGCGGCAACTGA
- the hflC gene encoding protease modulator HflC, which produces MDPKQPFGNSNTTDIFGNKNRAKKPREPREPINYRKYWKPILISTIVFFALLIVLTNTYVVKENEYRVVRQFGEVVKIQEDPGIKMKIPFIQSVTTIPKYQMTYDVSEAEINTKDKKRILIDNYAVWRVTDPLSMISNAGTIVNAESRMEEFIYSVVRTELGQLDYDEIINDENSSRGSLNDTVTERVNELLNTDQYGIEVVDVRMKRTDLPSENEQAVFTRMISERDSTAQDYLSQGDARKREIEAQAEREAQEVIATAKKEAALIQADGESEAAQIYNESFSKDPEFYELYRSLESYSKTVGEDTVIIMPSDSPYARLLSGNLE; this is translated from the coding sequence ATGGATCCAAAACAGCCATTCGGCAATTCCAATACGACGGATATCTTCGGCAATAAAAATCGGGCCAAAAAACCGAGAGAGCCAAGAGAACCGATCAATTACCGGAAATACTGGAAACCGATCCTCATCTCAACCATCGTCTTTTTCGCATTGTTGATCGTCCTGACCAATACCTACGTCGTGAAGGAAAACGAGTACCGCGTTGTCCGGCAGTTCGGCGAAGTCGTCAAAATCCAGGAAGATCCAGGCATCAAAATGAAAATCCCGTTCATCCAGAGCGTCACGACGATTCCGAAATACCAGATGACCTATGATGTGTCGGAAGCGGAAATCAATACAAAAGACAAAAAGCGTATTTTGATCGATAATTACGCCGTATGGCGAGTGACCGATCCCCTGAGCATGATTTCGAATGCAGGCACGATCGTCAATGCCGAGTCGCGCATGGAAGAGTTCATTTATTCCGTCGTGCGCACCGAGCTCGGCCAGCTGGATTATGACGAAATCATCAACGATGAGAATTCATCGCGCGGAAGCTTAAACGATACGGTCACCGAAAGAGTCAATGAATTGCTCAACACAGATCAATATGGCATCGAGGTTGTCGATGTGCGGATGAAGCGTACCGATTTGCCATCGGAAAACGAACAAGCCGTCTTTACGCGGATGATCTCGGAGCGGGATTCGACTGCGCAGGATTATTTGTCGCAAGGAGATGCACGCAAGCGTGAAATCGAGGCGCAAGCCGAACGCGAAGCCCAGGAAGTCATTGCGACCGCCAAAAAAGAAGCGGCCTTGATCCAAGCGGATGGCGAATCGGAAGCAGCCCAGATCTACAACGAATCGTTCTCGAAAGACCCTGAATTTTATGAGCTATACCGTTCACTCGAATCGTATTCGAAAACGGTCGGTGAAGATACGGTCATCATCATGCCGTCGGACTCACCATATGCAAGACTGTTATCCGGAAATCTTGAATAG